GAAACCATCACGGTTTGAAGTATTTTACACATACGCACTTATCATCGTTGCATGCATTGCCGTGCTGTTTCCCATTTACTGGATCTTCACTACTTCACTAAGGCCCTTTGACATTCTTGCTACGCCAAAACTAGAGCTCTGGCCGGAGGGTGCTACCCTTTCGAACTACATAAACATTTTTAAAGACCAGAATTTTTACACAGCTTTCATAAATTCCATAAAAATATCAGTCGTTGCTACGCTACTTGGGGTGATTCTGGCAACGTTGGCTGCTTACGCTTTTAGTCGCTTTGAGTTTCCGGGCAAAGGACCTTTCTACTACTACTACATCATTTCGCAAATGTTTCCCAGTGTGGTGGGCTTAATACCACTCTTTGTTATCTTTCTTAGGATTGGCTTGCTCAGTGAAGAACCGTTTTTGGGTATCCCTAAGGTGCACTGGGCACTCATAATAATCTATGGAGCTGGAGGCTTAGCTTTCTCGGTTTGGAATATGAAAGGGTTTTTTGACGCCATACCCAAAGAGTTGGATGAAGCTGCCATGATTGATGGGGCTGGCTCCTTCACGATTTTTTGGAGAATCATCTTACCGCTGGCCACTCCTGGCATCGCTATAACGGCGTTGTTTATTTTCATGGGAGCTTGGCTGGAGTTCGTTACCGCCATGACATTCCTGAGTAATCCGAAGCTTTACACTTTGCCTCTGTGGATCAACTTATCCATTACTAATCCTTTTGGTATACCGTGGGCTAAATTTGCCGCAGCATCTTTAGTTATTGCTGTGCCTGTAACACTTTTGTTCTTGTTCTTGCAGCGGTACCTGCTCAGTGGATTACTCAGAGGTGCTATTAAGTAGTTGAGTAAATATCAGAAAGAAATGGGTAAAAAAATAAAAACAAGAGCTATCAATGTACACGTGAAACGTGAAATATTGCGAGGAGGTGGAACGCAGTGACAGCGAAGAAGTTTGTAAGTTTATTGGTGGCTGTGGTACTGTGCCTGGCGCTGATGCCAGTAGGGCTAGTTAGAGCACAGGAAGAGCCAGTTTTGACTGTAGGTGACCACAGCGTGCCGTTTCTTTACCGTGACGGCTACTATGTGGCCAGCGCCACGGTAACACCTGAGGTTAAGAAGTTCACAGCTAGTGGGGGAACTCTACCCGCCCACGAGCAGGAGATTTCTGTTGTAGGAGAGAGGCTGTTAGTTGTGAATTATCACGATGGTGCATTTAACTACAAGCTATTGCCGCTTAAGAGTGATGGTGTGGTCCTGGAAGATGTGAAACTAATACGTTATCCTGAAGGCGCCGTACCAGCAGGAACCGAAGTTACTTTCTATGTTTACACTCCACGCAGGGATGTAAGCAAAGTGGTCCTTACCTTGACTGATAGAGGGCTCAGTGACGACCAAGCACCTACCAGTGGAAAGCCAAAAGCTGTAAAGGACATTGAGCTTACAAAAGTAGCAGAAAGCAATGATGGATTTTACGACGTTTGGAGCTATAAGTTCACGCCTGAGGAAGTAACTTGGTACCAGTACGTGGCATATGCTTACGACGGTTCTAAGAAGCGTCAAGTGGGTGAAGGCAGGCTGACCGTTTACGATCCTGACTTTACAACACCGGATTGGCTTAAGAATGCCGTCATTTACCAAATATTCCCCGATAGGTTCAAAAACGGTAATCCGGAAAATGACGTAACTGAAGAAGGGCAGAAGTTTACCTTCCATGATGACTATTTTGATGAGGATTTTACTTTGCCAGGAGATTACATGGGACAGCTCATACAAGGTGCAAATTGGGCGGATCCTGTGACCTCTTGGGCAACAGTGACCATGACTGATGGAAGCAAGAAATGCGGTTACGTTGACTCTTACCGGTTTTACGGTGGCGATTTAGAGGGCATTATTGAAGAGCTGGATTACCTAAAGAGCTTAGGGGTTACAGCTATTTATCTGAACCCCATTTTCCCGTCAGAAACCACTCACAGGTACGATCCAGCCAGCTACTTTGGAGTGGATCCACGCTTAGGCGACGCAGAGACCTTTAAGAAGCTTACTGAAGAAGCAGCTAAGCGTGGCATAAAAATCATAAACGACATCACACCTGATCACAGCGGAGACGATTCCCTGTACTTTGATGTGAAAGGTGCCTACAGCACTGTTGGTGCACATGAAAGTCAGGAATCTCCTTTCTTTGATTGGTACACGTTCACTGAGTGGCCCGATAAGTGGCAGGGTTGGGCAGGATTCAGTGCCATGCCCATCATCAACGTGCTCAATCCCAAGGTGCAGGAGTTCTTCCTAACTGGTGAAAAGAATGTCATGAAGTATTGGCATGAACTGGGTAGCTCTGGATGGCGTGTGGACGTAGCCATGCAAGTGCCTATGGGCTTTACCAGACAGATGCGTAAGGCCTTGAAAGCATTGGACCCCGATAACGTCATGATTGCCGAGGTTTGGGATCATTACGACCAAGTAATTCCCATGGTGCTTGGCGATTCCTTTGACAGTGCCATGAACTACAGGGTCAGGTCTTTACTCATAGGCGACTGGGATAACGACCATGCTGGAACAAATCCGAAGTTCCAGGGATTTTTCCTGAAAAAGGAAATGACTCAAGAGGATTTCTGGCAAAACTACCTGCAGATGAAGAATGATTATCCCAGAGAAGCTTTCTACGCCATGATGAACCTGGTGGACAGCCACGATGCAGCCAGACCGCTGTACTACTTAACAAACACCTGGGATGACAAGGCAAAAGATGCAATGAAGGCACTATCATTCTTCCTCTATACCATACCCGGAGCACCTACCACCTTCTACGGTGACGAGGCTGGAGCCACCAACGAAGGGGAGTTTGGTTGCAATAAGGACAGACCCATAACCGATGATCCATTCATGAGGGTGCCCTTCCCATGGGGTAAGGAAGATACTAACCTTCAGGAGTGGTACAAGAACCTAGGTGCAGTGAGAAATGAGTACTCCTTCCTAAGAACTGGAGAAATACAGCCACTTGCGGTGGAAGGCAGCGACCGAGTAATCGCTTATCTGCGCTATGACGAGAACGGAACAGCTTTGGCACTGTTTAACGGTTCTGATGAAACCGCCACAGTGTCTGTTGATGTGGGCTACTACTTCAAAGAAGATGCCGCATTAAAGGGTGTCATAGGTGAGGACATGAAGCTTGAGGGTGGCATACTCACCCTTACGTTGAAGCCTTTTGAAACCCGGCTTGCAGTAACCACTGACAGCGTTAGCAAAGCTGATCAGATAGACCTTAAGGGCGCTGTTGATGGTCAGAAGGTTACCCTTACCTTTAGTGGCAATACCGTAGTGGAAAAGCGCGACTTAACCACTGGTGAAGTAACCACACTGGAAGCAAAAGACGGTCTTGAAGATGTGGCTCGTGCTGGGCACAAGTACATTTACACTGTGTCCGTGTTAGAAGATGGCCTTAAGGTAGCAGAAGGGACCTACACTGCTGAAATTGCAGGACAAGAAGAGGTTGAGCCACCCATAGTGGCAGAAGAGGAAGAAGAACCCGAAGTTCCATCGGCAGTACTAACGCCAGTAGTCATAGAGGACCCAGAAGGTGACGATTACGGACCTGGCTACTACACCTACCCAACAGACCCCGTGTTCAAAGACGGAGACTTTGACCTGTTGAAGTTTGAGCTTGGGTTATACGAAGGCAGTTACACAGCCACGTACACCGTAGGTAACTTAGATGATGCATGGGGTTCTACAATTGGACTAAGCAAAGCCACATACTTCTTGTTCATAGACAACAAAGCAGATGAAGGCACAACACAAGGTATAGAGGGGTTGAACATCAGTTTTGCAGAGAACTTCAAGTGGGACGTAGCATTGCAGATAGAAGGCTGGGAGAGCAAGGTATACAAGGTAAGCAGTGGAGAGATAAACGCAGCTAATGCAGCGGATCTTGGTGTGGAGATAAAGGGCACAGAAGGGGCGCCAGGGCAAGTAGTAGTGTATATACCGAAAGACGTAGTAGGGGAGCTAACAGCAGAAAGCAAGATAATGGTCATGGTAGCGGGGCAAGACGGATACGGAGTAAACAGGATAAGGCAAGTGACACCGGAAGCGCAGCAGTGGAGGTTTGGAGGAGGTAATGAAGAAGGTACAGCACCAGCAGTCATAGATATGATCGTACCTGAGGGGATGAAGCAAGAAGAGATACTGGACTACAAGACCAAAGCAGTAGCCATACCTGGCGTGTCTTTGAAGCCTTGGATACAGGTACCCAGTGTAGCAGTGCTCACACCAGTAGTCATAGAGGATCCAGAAGGTGACGACTATGGGCCTGGTTACTACACCTATCCAACAGACCCAGTGTTCAAAGAAGGGGATTTTGACCTGCTGAAGTTTGAGTTTGGGCTTTACGAAGGCAGTTATACAGCCACATACACCGTAGGCAACTTGGACAACGTATGGGCAAGTGGAAACGGGCTAAGCAAAGCTACATACTTCCTGTTCATAGACAACAAAGCAGACGAAGGTACAACGCAGGGCATAGAAGGGTTGAACATCAGCTTTGCAGAGAACTTCAAGTGGGACATTGCATTCCAGATAGAGGGTTGGGAGAGCAAGGTATACCAGGTAAGCAGTGGAGAGATAAGTGCAGCTAACGCAGCAGACCTTAGTGTAGAGATAAAGGGCATAGAGGGAGCGCCAGGGCAAGTAGTAGTGGACATACCGAAGGAAGTAGTAGGAGAGCTAACAGCAGACAGCAAGATCATGGTCATGGTAGCGGGTCAAGATGGTTATGGAGTAAACAGGATACGGCAAGTGGCACCGGAGGCACAGCAGTGGAGGTTTGGAGGAGGCAACGAAGCAGGCACAGCGCCAGCAGTGATCGACATGATCGTGCCAGAAGGTATGAAGCAAGAAGAGATACTGGACTACAAGACAAAAGCAGTGACCATACCCGGTGTGTCTCTGAAGCCTTTCTTTGTGAGTGAGGGTGAGGAGCGCCTGACCATACTCACACCTCAGGACGGCGCTGTGTTTAACACCATGCAAGTGGACATCACGGTGAAGGCACTGGATGCTAACCTGAAGCAGGTAACCATCGGTGAGAAGACCTTTGATGTGGTCGAAGGTGAAAACACACTCACTGGCGTGGCTCTGCCCAATGAAGGTGAAAACGTCATTGAAATCAATGACACCACAGGCAGGGTTCTGGCATCGGTCAAGGTGATCAGAGACACCGTTCCGCCGCAGATTGAAATACTCAGCCCAGAGGAAAAGGACTTACTAACAGAGCGCTTGGTTGCTGTGACAGCAAAGA
The genomic region above belongs to Coprothermobacter proteolyticus DSM 5265 and contains:
- a CDS encoding sugar ABC transporter permease, with amino-acid sequence MALKQKPSRFEVFYTYALIIVACIAVLFPIYWIFTTSLRPFDILATPKLELWPEGATLSNYINIFKDQNFYTAFINSIKISVVATLLGVILATLAAYAFSRFEFPGKGPFYYYYIISQMFPSVVGLIPLFVIFLRIGLLSEEPFLGIPKVHWALIIIYGAGGLAFSVWNMKGFFDAIPKELDEAAMIDGAGSFTIFWRIILPLATPGIAITALFIFMGAWLEFVTAMTFLSNPKLYTLPLWINLSITNPFGIPWAKFAAASLVIAVPVTLLFLFLQRYLLSGLLRGAIK
- a CDS encoding glucodextranase DOMON-like domain-containing protein; this translates as MTAKKFVSLLVAVVLCLALMPVGLVRAQEEPVLTVGDHSVPFLYRDGYYVASATVTPEVKKFTASGGTLPAHEQEISVVGERLLVVNYHDGAFNYKLLPLKSDGVVLEDVKLIRYPEGAVPAGTEVTFYVYTPRRDVSKVVLTLTDRGLSDDQAPTSGKPKAVKDIELTKVAESNDGFYDVWSYKFTPEEVTWYQYVAYAYDGSKKRQVGEGRLTVYDPDFTTPDWLKNAVIYQIFPDRFKNGNPENDVTEEGQKFTFHDDYFDEDFTLPGDYMGQLIQGANWADPVTSWATVTMTDGSKKCGYVDSYRFYGGDLEGIIEELDYLKSLGVTAIYLNPIFPSETTHRYDPASYFGVDPRLGDAETFKKLTEEAAKRGIKIINDITPDHSGDDSLYFDVKGAYSTVGAHESQESPFFDWYTFTEWPDKWQGWAGFSAMPIINVLNPKVQEFFLTGEKNVMKYWHELGSSGWRVDVAMQVPMGFTRQMRKALKALDPDNVMIAEVWDHYDQVIPMVLGDSFDSAMNYRVRSLLIGDWDNDHAGTNPKFQGFFLKKEMTQEDFWQNYLQMKNDYPREAFYAMMNLVDSHDAARPLYYLTNTWDDKAKDAMKALSFFLYTIPGAPTTFYGDEAGATNEGEFGCNKDRPITDDPFMRVPFPWGKEDTNLQEWYKNLGAVRNEYSFLRTGEIQPLAVEGSDRVIAYLRYDENGTALALFNGSDETATVSVDVGYYFKEDAALKGVIGEDMKLEGGILTLTLKPFETRLAVTTDSVSKADQIDLKGAVDGQKVTLTFSGNTVVEKRDLTTGEVTTLEAKDGLEDVARAGHKYIYTVSVLEDGLKVAEGTYTAEIAGQEEVEPPIVAEEEEEPEVPSAVLTPVVIEDPEGDDYGPGYYTYPTDPVFKDGDFDLLKFELGLYEGSYTATYTVGNLDDAWGSTIGLSKATYFLFIDNKADEGTTQGIEGLNISFAENFKWDVALQIEGWESKVYKVSSGEINAANAADLGVEIKGTEGAPGQVVVYIPKDVVGELTAESKIMVMVAGQDGYGVNRIRQVTPEAQQWRFGGGNEEGTAPAVIDMIVPEGMKQEEILDYKTKAVAIPGVSLKPWIQVPSVAVLTPVVIEDPEGDDYGPGYYTYPTDPVFKEGDFDLLKFEFGLYEGSYTATYTVGNLDNVWASGNGLSKATYFLFIDNKADEGTTQGIEGLNISFAENFKWDIAFQIEGWESKVYQVSSGEISAANAADLSVEIKGIEGAPGQVVVDIPKEVVGELTADSKIMVMVAGQDGYGVNRIRQVAPEAQQWRFGGGNEAGTAPAVIDMIVPEGMKQEEILDYKTKAVTIPGVSLKPFFVSEGEERLTILTPQDGAVFNTMQVDITVKALDANLKQVTIGEKTFDVVEGENTLTGVALPNEGENVIEINDTTGRVLASVKVIRDTVPPQIEILSPEEKDLLTERLVAVTAKTEPRVKVQLELLAPGNLAADPVVTNADAEGNVKVDAAFRAFVGLNIMKVTVTDSAGNSAVAYRLFAYDRPHTAILTIGSKQMDVNVDTYELDVAPYIKNGYTMVPLRFVAEAFGAEVGWDDGTKTVDIDFAGHHIKVVIGSAEAVVDDETVTMPLPAEIVNSRTMVPVRFISEAFGFTVKWDGAARTVTITYP